Genomic DNA from Comamonas resistens:
TCAGCAGCATGTACCAGCCCGAGCAGCTGCAGGGCAAGCTCACGGTGATGGTGGCCAATCTGGCACCGCGCAAGATGAAGTTCGGCCTGTCCGAAGGCATGGTGCTGGCCGCCAGCCACGCCGATGAGAAGGCCAACCCCGGCATTTATGTGCTGGAGCCCTTCCCTGGTGCAACCCCGGGTATGAGGATTCACTGATGATCCACCCTGAGTCGCCTTCGGCGCCTTCCTCCCAGAGGGGGAACGACACCCTCGCGGCGAGGCGGCGCGGCCGGCTCAGGCTCTTGTTCGGTGCCCCTGGCTTGGGACATGCCCTATCAAGCTTCTGCCGGCCCTGGCTGGCAGGGGTTTTTTGGTGTTTTGCGCTTTCGGGCTGCACAGTAGTTGCCGTTGGCGCAGCCGCCGTCAGCGTCACGGCCACGGCAGTCGGCGCGGCCGCCGATGTGGCCGTAGGTACCGCCAAGCTGGCAGGCAAAGGCGTAGGCAAGGCCTATGACGCACTGACCGACGACAAGCCGGACAACAGCGGCGTATCGGTCAAATTCCGTGAAAGCGACCCCAATCATCCCTATCAGCCAGGCCCTGGGGTCAGCAACAACCGCGAGCCTCTCGTCGAATCAGAGACTCCCTGATTTTCATAAGAAATAGCGGATAGCGCTTACCCATATTGTGTTGCCCGCTATTGTTTTTATCAGCTTCTTGAGCACATTTCGTGCAAATTGCGATGGCTGCACGCGCTGCCAAGCACATGCGGCGTGCATAAATAAATAACCAATAACAACGTGTAACAACACCGGGGTATTGGACCTTGAGAAAGCAGCTTTGCTTTCTAGAATCCGGCTCACTTGCTTGCGCCAAAGCGGTTCAAAAACATGCGTGCCTCACGCATCCAGCACAGATAACAAAATCCTTGGGCGCAGGTACTCAGGCAACAGTCCTGTCATCACCCGCGCAGACCCACGGCGATGCCGTGCCAGCCTGCGCCTCTCGGGAGGCCCCCCATGCGATCCAAACCTTTGTGCAACCCTGCACGCGCCCTGCTCTGGCTGACTCTGGCCATGGCCGCGCCATTGCCAGCGCTGGCCAACCCGGCCACCGCGGCAGCCCCGCTGCGAACACAGGACATCGCCCTGCTGGCAGCCAGCTGCGCCAACTGCCACGGCCCGGACGGTCGCTCCACGGGCGGCATCCCCACATTGCGCGGCCTGCCCGAGGCCCATCTGCTGCAGCGCCTGCAGGCCTTCAAGGCCGGCGCCGCCAAGGACGCGACCGTCATGACCCGTCTGGCCAAGGGCTACGACGATGAGCAACTCAAAGCGCTGGCCCAATGGTTCAGCAAGAAGGGCCAGTAAATGCAGATCAATCGTCGTCAAATTCTCGGCGGTGCGGCCGCCGGTGCGGCCAGCTTTGCCCTGCCCTCCATCGTGCAGGCCAAGGCCGCCTCGGCCCATGTGGTCGTCGTCGGTGGCGGCTTTGGCGGAGCCACGGCCGCGCGCTATCTGCGCCAGTTCGCGCCGCATATCCAGGTCACGCTGGTCGAGCCGGCCGAGCGCTTCTACACCTGCCCCTTCTCCAATCTGTACCTGGCCGGGCTGCGCAGCTGGGACAGCATAGGCCATGGCTATGACGGCCTGCGCAAGGCCGGCGTCAACGTGGTCCATGCGCGTGCCGACCAAGTCCTGAGCGACTCCAGGCGCGTGCTGCTGTCCAACGGCCAGGCGCTGAGCTACGACAAGCTGGTGCTCTCGCCCGGCATCGACATGCGCTGGAATGCACTGGAAGGCTATGACGAGGCAGCCGCCCAACTCGCTCCGCACGCCTGGAAGGCCGGAGCCCAGACCCAGTTGCTGAAACAGCAGCTGCAAGCCATGCCCGACGGCGGCAAGTTCGTCATGGTCATCCCGGCCAACCCTTTCCGCTGCCCTCCCGGCCCCTATGAGCGCGCGGCCATGGTGGCGCACTACCTCAAGAAGCACAAACCCAGGTCCAAGATTTTGCTGCTGGACGACAAGGATGCGTTTTCCAAGCAGGGTCTGTTCATTCAGGGCTGGAAGGCGCTGTACGGCGACATGATCGAGTGGGTCAAGCAGGCCGATGACGGCAAGGTCACGCGCGTGGATGCCAAGAACCTGGAGGTCGAAACCGCGTTCGGCACCAAACACAAGGCCGATGTGCTCAACGTCATCCCGCCCCAGAAGGCCGGCTTTATCGCCGACCGCGCCGGCGTGACCAATGCCAGCGGCTGGGTGCCCGTCAAGCCCGAGAGCTTCGAGTCCACCCAGGTCAGCAACATCTATGTGCTGGGCGATGCCACGATTGCCGCGCCCATGCCCAAGTCCGGCTTTGCGGCCAACACCCAGGGCAAGGTGGCAGCGGCTGCGATTGCGGCCGAACTCACCGGCCAGCCTTTGCCTGCTGCGGCCTACGCCAACACCTGCTACAGCCTGATCGGCAACGATTACGGCATC
This window encodes:
- a CDS encoding c-type cytochrome, producing MRSKPLCNPARALLWLTLAMAAPLPALANPATAAAPLRTQDIALLAASCANCHGPDGRSTGGIPTLRGLPEAHLLQRLQAFKAGAAKDATVMTRLAKGYDDEQLKALAQWFSKKGQ
- a CDS encoding NAD(P)/FAD-dependent oxidoreductase produces the protein MQINRRQILGGAAAGAASFALPSIVQAKAASAHVVVVGGGFGGATAARYLRQFAPHIQVTLVEPAERFYTCPFSNLYLAGLRSWDSIGHGYDGLRKAGVNVVHARADQVLSDSRRVLLSNGQALSYDKLVLSPGIDMRWNALEGYDEAAAQLAPHAWKAGAQTQLLKQQLQAMPDGGKFVMVIPANPFRCPPGPYERAAMVAHYLKKHKPRSKILLLDDKDAFSKQGLFIQGWKALYGDMIEWVKQADDGKVTRVDAKNLEVETAFGTKHKADVLNVIPPQKAGFIADRAGVTNASGWVPVKPESFESTQVSNIYVLGDATIAAPMPKSGFAANTQGKVAAAAIAAELTGQPLPAAAYANTCYSLIGNDYGISVAGVYKAQEGKLIEVPDSGGVSPLNGDAAFRKAEADYGAAWYKAISADIWGG